GTGAGCATGGATCGCAGCGGCATTCAAGTCTCCAGTCCGGTCCTCGAAGTCGAGGATCTGAGTAAAAGTGTAACGATGGCCGACGGCAAGGGCGAGTTGCATATTCTCAACAGGATCTGTTTCGCGGTCGGTTCGGGCGAGTCGGTGGCGATCGTCGGCGCGTCGGGTTCGGGCAAATCCACACTGCTCGGATTGCTTGCGGGGCTCGATGTTCCCGTCAGCGGCAGTGTGCGAATACTCGGCACCAGGCTGTTCGAGCTCGACGAGGATGAGCGGGCCGCGCTGCGCGGGGAGTCCGTCGGCTTCGTTTTCCAGTCCTTCCAGCTGTTGCCGGCACTCACTGCGCTCGAAAACGTGATGCTTCCGCTGGAGCTGGCCGGCAACACCGACGCCGAGGGCATTGCGACCCAATGGCTGGAGCGCGTGGGCCTGGGCAGCCGGATCACGCATTACCCCAAGCATCTTTCCGGCGGCGAGCAGCAGCGCGTCGCACTTGCGCGCGCCTTTGCCGCCAGTCCCCAATTGCTCCTTGCCGACGAACCGACCGGCAACCTCGATGCGGCCACGGGTCAGGCAATCATCGAGCTGATGTTCAACCTCAATCGCGAGGCGGGTACAACGCTGATTCTGGTGACCCATGACGAGTCGCTGGCGCAGCGCTGCGGTCGAATTCTGCGCATGACGGCCGGCGAGCTTGCCGAGGTCGAAGCCGAAGAGACAGCGCCAGGCTGAGCCTGTCTGCGATCACTGCCTCGTGTCTCAGGCGCCATGCATCCGGCGGCGGACGAAATGGGCTCAGGTGCGCACCGAGTGCGCGGGCTTTCCGGCAAGCCTTGCACGAATTGCCTCGGCGCACGCGACGCCCGAGCGGACCGCCGACTCAAGGGTTGCCGGGTAGTCGGAGTCGATGTAATCGCCCGCAAGCCACAAACCGGGTACCGGCGTCCGGATGCCGGGACGGAGAAGATCCGGACGGCACGCAAAAGTCGCACGTTTCTCCACGATCACCTGCGACCACCGGGGCGCCGGAAGGCGGCGTCCGAGCTCGCGCTCGAGCTGGGCAAGCACGGCGAGGATCAGCTCGTCGTGCGACCAGCCTTCGTACTCACCGTGCGCACTGATGACGCAGGCCAGCAGGCCGGCTTCACCCCCGAAGCGGCCGCGATCGAAGGCCCACTGGGCGGGACCGTCCGCGAGCCCGATCATGGCCTCCGGCAGGGTCTGACCTTCACCCAGCGCCAGATAGACGGTTGCGATCGGCTCGTGCGGCAGCGCCTCGATCTGCGCCACCAGGCGGTCACACGCCCCAGTTGATGCGAGCAGACTGGTCGCGTGGTAAGGCGCGGTGGCGATGACGACCTGGGTCCAGGGCTGGCTGCCCGGATCACCATTGAGCCAGAACCCGCTCTCACTCGGTGTGATCGCGTCAATGCCGTTTCCGGTACGCAGCTTGCCCCTTCGGGTTGCCAGATAGCGCGCAGCGGCGACCGGGAACAGCTCCGACAGATCGATGCGCGGAATCAGCAATTCGCTGGCGGAGGCCGATGCGGCAAGGCTGTCGCGCAACACGTTCGCAAAGATCTGTGCCGAGGCTTCGGCGCTCGGCGTATTGAGTGCCGCCACGCACAGCGGCACCCAGACCAGCTCGCACAGGTTTGCGGTCTGGCGCGTGGTCCTGAGCATGTCGTCTACCGTCATGCCGGCTGCGACACGGAAACCGGCCTTGCGCAGCCAGCGCATCAACCGCAGCATGGCGAAGCGATCCTGCCAGTCAAGTCCCTTTGCCAGCAGCAGCCCGACGGCAAGGTGGAAGGGAGCGGGCAGGGGGGCCGCCTTCAGGCTCATGCGGCCCGGAACATGCAATGTGAGGGGCAGGCGTTCAAGCTGCTTGGGCGAGCCGCCCGTCAGGCGCAGAAGCCGCGTCAGCTCGGTGTAGGCGCCAATCAGGATGTGCTGACCATTGTCGACTTCCCGCCCATCCTTGCGGACGACCCGCGCCCTGCCGCCGAGCGTGAGCGAGCGTTCGAACACGGTGGCGTGAATACCATGGCGTGCCAGCTCGACCGCACAGGCGAGACCCGCATAGCCGGCACCGATGATCGCGACAGCAGGAACGCCGCTCATCTCAACCCTTCATCCAGGTCCAGCCGGCGAGCCAGACCTTGCGCACCGGGGTCAGCGAGGTGCGACGGTCGAGCACCAGGAAGCCATCGCGGGCGATCTCCTTCAGCAGCGTGCGGTAAATCGCCGCCATGACCAGGCCGGGACGCTGGCTCTTGCGGTCGACCGCCGGCAGGCTGGCGAAGGCCTGATCGTAGAACTGCTCGGCACGCTCCGTCTGAAACGCCATCAGCTCACGGAACTTGTCCGAGTACTTGGCTTCGAGAATGTCGCTGGCGGGGACGTTGAAGCGCTGCAGGTCCTCGATTGGCAGGTAGATCCGGCCGCGGCGTGCATCCTCACCGACATCGCGAATGATGTTGGTGAGCTGGAACGCCATGCCGAGGTCATGCGCGTACTTCTGCGTCTGGCGATCGGTGTAGCCGAAAATCTCGGCCGCGAGCAGGCCGACGACGCTGGCCACGCGATAACAGTAGAGCTGCAGGCCCTTGAAATCGAGATAACGGGTCTGCTGCAGGTCCATCTCCATGCCGTCGATGATCTCGAGCAGTTGTTCCTGCGGCAGGCTGAATTGAGCGCTGACGTCCTGAAGCGCGTGACCGACCGGGTGCGTCGGCGTCCCGCCAAACACGCGTCCGATCTCATGCCGCCACCAGTCGAGCTTGGTGTGTGCGAGCGAGACGTCGTGGCATTCATCGACCACGTCGTCGACCTCGCGACAGAATGCATACAGTGCGGTGATCGCCCGGCGCCGCTCGGGCGGCAGGAACATGAAGCTGTAGTAGAAGCTGGAGCCACTCTTGGCGGCCTTGTCCTGGCAGTAATCGTGGGGATTCATTGTTTTTTCTCTTGAAACAGGGCGCGCCAGGCGATTCGCACCCAGTCGGTCTTGCCCAGTACCGGGCGATGGCGGAACACATCGTAACCGGCCGACTCGATGCAATCCAGAATTCGCAGGCCACCGGCGACGACGAGGCGCAACTCCCAGCCCACCCTGCCAGGTAGTCGCAGTGCGAGCGGGGCGCCTTCGAGCATCATCTCGCGTGCGCGTTTCACCTCGAAGGCGAGCAGCGCGCGCCAGCGTTCATCGCATCGTGAAGCATCAATATCGCCCGCATCCACCCCGAAGCGCGCGAGATCGTCCAGCGGAATGTAGATGCGTGTCTTGCGCCAATCGACCGCGACATCCTGCCAGAAATTGATCAGCTGCAGGCTGCTGCAAATGCAGTCCGAAAGATGAAAGTTGTCGCCTTCGGTCCTGTCATACAGATGCAGCAGCAGCCGCCCGACTGGATTCGCCGACCGCCGGCAGTAGTCGAGCAGTTCGGGAAAGTCTGCGTAGCGCGTCTTGCCGACGTCCTGGCTGAATGCGTCGAGCAGGTCGCGCAGCAACTGCACCGGCAAGCCGAACTCGCGCACAGCTCGGCCCAGGCGTTCGAACATCGGCGCGAGCGTGGCATCGCGGATGGCTTCGCCGCGTTCCATTGCGTTGAGCGCGTTGCGGTAATCGTTGAGCCGCGCCAGGCGCATCACCGCGGTGGCATCGCCCTCGTCGGCGATGTCGTCCGCGCTGCGCGCGAAGGCATAGATCGCTTCCACCGGTTCGCGCAGACGAGCCGGCAGCAGAAATGACGCAACGGGGAAGTTTTCGTAGTGATCGACGGGCATCGGAACAGGCGGGAAGCACGGATTTTGGCGCGGATGACGCGGGCGGAGTATAAGCGAAGACGCCCTTCGGGCACTTTCTACGTCTTCGGCAGTCAGGTTGCCATGCTCAGAATCGCAAAACTCTGCAAGACCCTCGCGACAGTGCCGCCGCGCAAACTGTTCGATCTGCTCAGCCTCGACGTTACCGCGGGTGAATGCGTGGCCATCATCGGCGAATCCGGGGTCGGAAAATCAACGCTGCTCAACTGCATTTCCGGTCTCGAGCCTGTCAGCAGCGGCAGTATCCGCGTCGGCGACACCGAACTTGCCGGGCTTGGCGACGATGCCCTGTCCCGTTTGCGTCGCGACCGTTTCGGCTTCGTGTTTCAGGCGTTTCACGTTCTTCCGCACCTCACCTTGCTGCAAAACGTGGCGGTGCCGCTGTGGCTGCAAGGACGGCATGGCGCGGAAGCAGACCGCTGTGCGCAGGACATGCTGGAGCGTGTGGGCCTCGGCAAGCGGGCGGGCGACTGGCCGGCAAATCTCTCCGGCGGCGAACTGCAGCGCGTCGCCATCGCGCGGGCCCTGGTGCACCAGCCGGCCGTGGTGCTTGCTGATGAACCGACCGGCAACCTGGACCCGGCACGGGCGATGGATGTGCTCGACCTGCTTCTGACCAGCATCCGGAAAGGGCGCGCTGCCGGCGTACTGGTCACGCATTCACGTGCAGCGGCACAGCGCGCCGACCGGGTGTTCGAACTGCGGCAGGACGGGCTGGTGCAGGTGATGGCTTCTGCACAATGAACCCGGCCTTGATCCGCCTTTTTGCCGCCAGCCTGGGACGCCGCCGGCTGGCCACCGCCCTGGCCTTGATCGCCATCGCCCTGGGCGTGGCACTCGGGCTCGCGGTGCAGCTGATTCATGAGGCAGCGCTCGACGAGTTCGGGCGTGGAATGCGCGAACTCGCGGGTGAAGCCGATCTTCAGGTCAGGTCCGGGCGGGGCGGTTTCGATGAGCAGCTCTACCTCAACCTTGCCCAGCGCCCCGAGGTGGCGGAAGCGAGCCCGGTGCTCGAAGTCGAGGCGCGCTTGCCGGGACGGTCGGGTACGTTGCGGATCCTGGGGGTTGATCTCTTTCGCATCGCACAGGTTCAGCCTGCGCTCATGCCGGTGGCGGATGATCGCGATGCGCGCTTTGCGGCCCTGCGAGCCGATACGGTCTTTCTGAGTGCCGCGGCGAGGGAGAAAGGACTCGCCGAAGGTGAGAACGTGCTGCGCGTGCAGGCGGGGCTCGAAGTCGTGGGCTTTCGGGTCGCAGGCACGGTTCCGGGGGCTGGCACCGGGCAGGTGCTTGGTGTGATGGATATTGCTGCGGCACAGGATGCCTTTGGCCAGGTCGGTCGGCTCACGCGCGTCGACCTGAAGCTCGCCCCTGGTATCGGCCGCGAGCAGGCCATCGCCCGTCTGGGTCCGCTGTTGCCTGCGGGTACCACCATCGCCCAGCCCGAGGCCTCGGGCACCGAAGCGGCGGCGCTCTCGCGCGCGTATCGCGTCAACCTGACGATGCTCGCCGCAATCGCCTTGCTCACTGGTGGTTTTCTGGTGTTCTCCACTCAGTGGCTGTCGGTGGTGCGACGTCGGCGCGAGTTTGCGCTGTTCCGCGCCCTTGGCATGACCCGCGGAGCCCTGATGCGGGGGCTGTTGCTGGAGGGCGCAATCACCGGATTCGCTGGCGGTCTTGCCGGTGTCGCACTTGGACACCTGTTCGCCGGGCTCGCTTTTCGCCTCATCGGCGGCGATCTTGGCGCCGGCTACTTCGAAGGCATTCGCCCGACGCTTCAGTTCTCGCCCGCCGTCACCGCCTTCTACGTCGCACTTGGCGTTGTCGCGGGGATTGCCGGTGCATGGGTTCCTGCGCGCGATGCGGCGTTGATGTGGCCCGCATCGGGCCTGAAAGCCGGGGCTGCCGAAGCCGCCGTACTCGGGGCCGGTAAGTCACGTGGCGGGCTCGCACTGCTGTGTTTCGGGCTGGGGGTACTGGCCTGCTTTCTGCCACCGTTGAGCGGGATTCCGGTCGGCGGATATCTGGCCGTTGCACTGGCTTTGGCGTGTGCGGTACTCGCGCTGCCGGGGGCGACACGGGTCGCGATGCGGATACTGACCGTTGGTCGTGGTGCGGTGTGGCGCCTCGCCCACGCGCGCCTTGCAGCGGCGCCCGGGCAGGCAGTGGTTGCGGGGGCGGGCGTTGTCGCAAGCGTGGCCCTTGCGGTGTCGATGGCGATCATGGTCAGTTCGTTCCGGGTGTCGGTGGATGACTGGCTGAGCACGGTGCTGCCCGCAGATCTGTACCTGCGCGCGTCGAGTGCCGGCGCCAGCGGCTTCTTCGACGCCAAGGCACTCGAGCGGGTCGAGAAGACGCCCGGCGTCGAGTTTACCGATACGGTGCGCGCAACCGAGTTGAGACTCATCGACGGTCGTCCGCCCGTAACCCTGATCGCACGTTCAATCAGTCGCGGCTGGGGCTTGCCGCTGGTGTCGGGCAGTCTGGATGGGGATCAGTCGGGCCTGCCTTCAGCCTGGATCTCCGAAGCCGTCGCCGATCTGATGCAGCTGGCCCCGGATGCCACGATCAAATTGCCGATCGCGGGGCGCATGGTGGCGTTCCGGGTGGCTGGCGTGTGGCGTGATTACGCGCGCCAGAATGGGGCCGTCGTCATTGATCGCGAGCTATATCGCAGCATGTCCGGCGACCTGAAGGTAAATGACGTCGCGATCCGACTCGCCCCTGGCGCGTCAGCGGATGCCGTCGCGCTCGCCCTGCGCGAGACCTTCGGCGACGAGCTTGTCGAGATTGCATTGCCAGGCGAAATTCGCAAGATCAGCCTGGAGATTTTCGATCGTACATTCCTGGTGACCTATCTCATGGAAGCGGTGGCAATCATGATCGGTTTGTTCGGCATTGCCAGCACCTTTGCGGCGCTGTCGACCGCGCGCAGGGGCGAGTTCGGCATGCTCCGGCATCTTGGAATGACCCGCGCGGAAGTCGGGCGGCTGATTGCACTCGAAGGCGGGCTGACGGCTGCCGTCGGGGTCGGGGTCGGGCTGATCGCGGGC
This genomic interval from Parazoarcus communis contains the following:
- the hpnE gene encoding hydroxysqualene dehydroxylase HpnE — its product is MSGVPAVAIIGAGYAGLACAVELARHGIHATVFERSLTLGGRARVVRKDGREVDNGQHILIGAYTELTRLLRLTGGSPKQLERLPLTLHVPGRMSLKAAPLPAPFHLAVGLLLAKGLDWQDRFAMLRLMRWLRKAGFRVAAGMTVDDMLRTTRQTANLCELVWVPLCVAALNTPSAEASAQIFANVLRDSLAASASASELLIPRIDLSELFPVAAARYLATRRGKLRTGNGIDAITPSESGFWLNGDPGSQPWTQVVIATAPYHATSLLASTGACDRLVAQIEALPHEPIATVYLALGEGQTLPEAMIGLADGPAQWAFDRGRFGGEAGLLACVISAHGEYEGWSHDELILAVLAQLERELGRRLPAPRWSQVIVEKRATFACRPDLLRPGIRTPVPGLWLAGDYIDSDYPATLESAVRSGVACAEAIRARLAGKPAHSVRT
- the hpnD gene encoding presqualene diphosphate synthase HpnD, giving the protein MNPHDYCQDKAAKSGSSFYYSFMFLPPERRRAITALYAFCREVDDVVDECHDVSLAHTKLDWWRHEIGRVFGGTPTHPVGHALQDVSAQFSLPQEQLLEIIDGMEMDLQQTRYLDFKGLQLYCYRVASVVGLLAAEIFGYTDRQTQKYAHDLGMAFQLTNIIRDVGEDARRGRIYLPIEDLQRFNVPASDILEAKYSDKFRELMAFQTERAEQFYDQAFASLPAVDRKSQRPGLVMAAIYRTLLKEIARDGFLVLDRRTSLTPVRKVWLAGWTWMKG
- a CDS encoding ABC transporter ATP-binding protein, producing the protein MLRIAKLCKTLATVPPRKLFDLLSLDVTAGECVAIIGESGVGKSTLLNCISGLEPVSSGSIRVGDTELAGLGDDALSRLRRDRFGFVFQAFHVLPHLTLLQNVAVPLWLQGRHGAEADRCAQDMLERVGLGKRAGDWPANLSGGELQRVAIARALVHQPAVVLADEPTGNLDPARAMDVLDLLLTSIRKGRAAGVLVTHSRAAAQRADRVFELRQDGLVQVMASAQ
- a CDS encoding FtsX-like permease family protein, with translation MNPALIRLFAASLGRRRLATALALIAIALGVALGLAVQLIHEAALDEFGRGMRELAGEADLQVRSGRGGFDEQLYLNLAQRPEVAEASPVLEVEARLPGRSGTLRILGVDLFRIAQVQPALMPVADDRDARFAALRADTVFLSAAAREKGLAEGENVLRVQAGLEVVGFRVAGTVPGAGTGQVLGVMDIAAAQDAFGQVGRLTRVDLKLAPGIGREQAIARLGPLLPAGTTIAQPEASGTEAAALSRAYRVNLTMLAAIALLTGGFLVFSTQWLSVVRRRREFALFRALGMTRGALMRGLLLEGAITGFAGGLAGVALGHLFAGLAFRLIGGDLGAGYFEGIRPTLQFSPAVTAFYVALGVVAGIAGAWVPARDAALMWPASGLKAGAAEAAVLGAGKSRGGLALLCFGLGVLACFLPPLSGIPVGGYLAVALALACAVLALPGATRVAMRILTVGRGAVWRLAHARLAAAPGQAVVAGAGVVASVALAVSMAIMVSSFRVSVDDWLSTVLPADLYLRASSAGASGFFDAKALERVEKTPGVEFTDTVRATELRLIDGRPPVTLIARSISRGWGLPLVSGSLDGDQSGLPSAWISEAVADLMQLAPDATIKLPIAGRMVAFRVAGVWRDYARQNGAVVIDRELYRSMSGDLKVNDVAIRLAPGASADAVALALRETFGDELVEIALPGEIRKISLEIFDRTFLVTYLMEAVAIMIGLFGIASTFAALSTARRGEFGMLRHLGMTRAEVGRLIALEGGLTAAVGVGVGLIAGGGIAWVLIEVVNRQSFHWSMDIHVPYAGLILFSAGLVALATIVARLAGYRAMRESAVLAVREDW
- a CDS encoding ABC transporter ATP-binding protein, producing MDRSGIQVSSPVLEVEDLSKSVTMADGKGELHILNRICFAVGSGESVAIVGASGSGKSTLLGLLAGLDVPVSGSVRILGTRLFELDEDERAALRGESVGFVFQSFQLLPALTALENVMLPLELAGNTDAEGIATQWLERVGLGSRITHYPKHLSGGEQQRVALARAFAASPQLLLADEPTGNLDAATGQAIIELMFNLNREAGTTLILVTHDESLAQRCGRILRMTAGELAEVEAEETAPG
- the hpnC gene encoding squalene synthase HpnC, encoding MPVDHYENFPVASFLLPARLREPVEAIYAFARSADDIADEGDATAVMRLARLNDYRNALNAMERGEAIRDATLAPMFERLGRAVREFGLPVQLLRDLLDAFSQDVGKTRYADFPELLDYCRRSANPVGRLLLHLYDRTEGDNFHLSDCICSSLQLINFWQDVAVDWRKTRIYIPLDDLARFGVDAGDIDASRCDERWRALLAFEVKRAREMMLEGAPLALRLPGRVGWELRLVVAGGLRILDCIESAGYDVFRHRPVLGKTDWVRIAWRALFQEKKQ